In the Populus trichocarpa isolate Nisqually-1 chromosome 1, P.trichocarpa_v4.1, whole genome shotgun sequence genome, AGCCTACAATAAAAGCATAATAACTTTTAGCTGCCTAAGGTATAGGTATCttcttccagtttttttttatggagatatttttagattttatcatatttattttagaaaaatgtttttcaaaaaatatttttttatatttatttcctaTAAAATCCTTCAAGAAAATAGTCTTAGTTGACGAGCAAACTTGACCCGATGATATCCTTACgtccaactaaaaaaatattttaatgagattttttttttctgagaggatggttttatttatcttaaaaaaatgaaaagaaagtaaaggaaagggatataataataataatattagcacAAAGTATCGGAGTGAGCTATATTTGGATGGGCTGATCCCAATATATGAATCATGTTTAAGAAATTGTAGTTTGACATTTCAAAGGAAGCAGAGAAAGGGCTAGGCCCACAAagctccccccccccccaatgaATTCGATAAAaactaattcattttttttcaaacaaaagtgTTATATTAAATCACCAATTACTTGAAATTATGGTAAcaatcacccaaaaaaaaaaaaggctggtaaaagaaaaattattaattatgatggATCCATTACAGAAAACGAAAAGAAACAAAGCTCATGATGTAAATAACCCCTAATGCACAAGCCATTAGTGCAAACCATACACTTTGCACCCTACCAGCACATATgtatatatcattaaataaataaataaataatatatagtatACCATTAAGCTAGAAACAATTTGTAAGCATAAGGAAAAACACTATGACTTCAATTTTTCCACATCCTCTGCCCATCCATGTCAAAAGGGGCAAACCCTCTTAAGCTTTCCCCACGAACCAAACACTTCGAGTCGCTCAAAttgttcttcttttctgttTCAATGTCGCTAGAGTCTTCGGGCATTTCTTCAAGTTCCTTTGCCAATGACGAGTACTTGACATTCTTGCTATATTTTTCAACCAAAGCCAAATACAAGGTTATAGCAAAAATGGTGATTCCATTAACAAGCCAGCTAAATTGAATGTTCACTAATGATTTTGCACGATGCAAGGCCTCTTCACTAGCGCATCGGACTATTTTGTGACCATCATCGTTGTAAAGTGAGCAACCCTTGGGGATCAACCTTGGAGTCCATAACATAAAGCCCATTACCATGAACCATACTCCTTGGAACAAAATACTAAGAGACCTAACAAAGCTAACCAAGAAACTCCTAGGGAAGCCAATTCCCATAAGAGTGGTGACTAAAGATATAGATACGACAAGTTGTAGAAGCAAATGGTATTGACCTTCAAGACCCTTGTGGTCAGTCGAGTGGAGGTGGAACATGAGAAGTTGTTGGCCAAAGGCTATTGCCCCTAGAAGATGTGTTAGACCGCATTTTGCTTTAGCTCCAATTCTATCAAGAAGCAGAGCGAAAGTTGCATAGACAAAGAAAGACATTGATATGAAAGAGTGTTCAAAGTTTCGGAGATGGTTTGATGGTATGGTTCCATCAACATCGAAGGGTTGGTGTTTTTCTGGCCCAATGAAGAGTTCCATTGTTATGGAAATGGAGCTTCCTAACATGATCAAATAGAGCTCTAGATACCTTGGTTTTGTGACGGGGAACCATGGAGAGGAAGTGTAAGAGTTTGGGTGTAGAGAGTGGAGTTTTACGTGGTTAAAGAGATGCCATAAACCTAGTATGAAGAAGGCCATGCCTGGTAATACATGCCCTATCAAACTGCCCATCTCTGCGACTGTGAGTGCAAGAAGTTCAGATTCTTTTGGAATGGGGAGGGAGACGAGTGATCTACAAGTGTTTTTATAGTACTTTTCTTTGAAAGTTTTATATGAATTGtttcatatttaataaatataacagTACCAAATAATATGAAAAGTCGAGAATGGATCTTTCATGAAAAGGTTTAAAGTTTTTTGgattgaattcaaaatcaactattaaattcaatatgatATATGagagcttaattaaaaaaactattaattagtTTCCGTACGTAGTCTAGATTGCTTAACAGATTTTAAAACGTTTGCCTTGATTCTATTATATGCCATATGCATGTAATTTTGTTACGGTATGGCTCCTTTCTAAGTTTAAAAacccatcattaaaaaaaaaaaaacaaaatcgtgTTAGATC is a window encoding:
- the LOC7455742 gene encoding uncharacterized protein LOC7455742; this encodes MGSLIGHVLPGMAFFILGLWHLFNHVKLHSLHPNSYTSSPWFPVTKPRYLELYLIMLGSSISITMELFIGPEKHQPFDVDGTIPSNHLRNFEHSFISMSFFVYATFALLLDRIGAKAKCGLTHLLGAIAFGQQLLMFHLHSTDHKGLEGQYHLLLQLVVSISLVTTLMGIGFPRSFLVSFVRSLSILFQGVWFMVMGFMLWTPRLIPKGCSLYNDDGHKIVRCASEEALHRAKSLVNIQFSWLVNGITIFAITLYLALVEKYSKNVKYSSLAKELEEMPEDSSDIETEKKNNLSDSKCLVRGESLRGFAPFDMDGQRMWKN